One segment of Luteolibacter arcticus DNA contains the following:
- the hpf gene encoding ribosome hibernation-promoting factor, HPF/YfiA family, with protein sequence MQTANVNLPITVTVRHESVTDSLREYAQKKIEGLHLDYPRIIEAKAILDVQKNRHIAEIILFCANHITIEAHTEGQDMYAAIDETIDKIARRMRKHKTRLMKKKRPHRNDSIRHLDERYFREEIIDHPEESEADPEPFLVHPEKYRLKTMYKEDAVMELELSERPFVLYKSARRGCLTILYRRKDGEYGAIDVKE encoded by the coding sequence ATGCAAACCGCAAACGTGAACCTGCCCATTACGGTCACCGTCCGTCATGAATCCGTGACCGATTCGCTGCGCGAGTACGCCCAAAAGAAAATCGAGGGTCTCCACCTCGACTACCCGCGAATTATCGAAGCGAAGGCCATTCTCGACGTGCAGAAAAACCGCCACATCGCGGAAATCATTCTTTTTTGCGCCAACCACATTACGATCGAGGCCCACACGGAAGGGCAGGATATGTACGCCGCCATCGACGAAACGATCGACAAGATCGCCCGCCGCATGCGGAAGCACAAGACGCGCCTCATGAAGAAGAAGCGCCCGCACCGGAACGACTCCATCCGGCATCTCGACGAGCGCTACTTCCGTGAGGAAATCATCGACCACCCGGAAGAGTCCGAGGCCGATCCCGAGCCATTCCTGGTCCACCCCGAAAAGTACCGCCTCAAGACCATGTATAAGGAAGACGCCGTCATGGAGCTGGAGCTCTCGGAACGGCCCTTCGTCCTCTACAAGAGCGCACGCCGCGGTTGCCTGACCATCCTGTATCGCCGCAAGGACGGCGAGTACGGAGCCATCGACGTGAAGGAGTAA
- a CDS encoding HAD family hydrolase, with the protein MKPGLIFDLDGTLIDSLPGIAASLNHALERCGLPGHVHADVRRFIGNGSYELARRAMPEGSLPAEILAVETAFKDDYAVTWPQGTAPYHGIPACLENLAAAGYRLAVLSNKPHPFTVEIVQRLFPGLPFDPVFGQRPETPRKPHPEAALQIARHWGVAPESCRFIGDSTVDLETARAAGMPAIAVGWGYHDAPALLEAGATSVLAKMTDLDAFLAAS; encoded by the coding sequence ATGAAGCCCGGCCTGATTTTCGATCTCGATGGCACCCTGATTGATTCCTTGCCCGGGATCGCGGCTTCCTTGAATCACGCGCTCGAGCGTTGCGGCCTGCCGGGCCACGTCCACGCCGACGTCCGCCGCTTCATCGGCAATGGCTCGTATGAACTCGCTCGACGGGCGATGCCGGAAGGTTCGCTGCCCGCCGAGATCCTGGCGGTCGAGACCGCCTTCAAGGACGACTATGCCGTCACTTGGCCGCAGGGCACCGCTCCCTACCATGGCATTCCCGCGTGCTTGGAAAACCTCGCAGCCGCCGGCTACCGGCTCGCGGTCCTTTCCAACAAGCCGCACCCCTTCACGGTCGAAATCGTACAACGCCTCTTCCCCGGCCTGCCCTTCGACCCCGTCTTCGGCCAGCGCCCGGAAACCCCGCGCAAGCCGCACCCGGAAGCCGCCCTCCAGATCGCCCGCCATTGGGGAGTCGCGCCCGAGAGCTGCCGCTTCATCGGCGACTCCACGGTGGACCTCGAAACCGCCCGTGCGGCGGGCATGCCGGCCATCGCCGTCGGCTGGGGCTATCACGATGCCCCCGCCCTGCTCGAAGCAGGGGCAACGTCCGTCCTCGCAAAAATGACGGATCTGGACGCATTCCTCGCCGCTTCTTGA
- the rtcA gene encoding RNA 3'-terminal phosphate cyclase, with translation MKPLQLDGSSGGGQMLRTALSLAMVTGQPFRMTNIRGKRSRPGLMRQHLTCVKAACEISGGTADGAEIGSTELVFRAGKVRAGSYQFAIGTAGSTGLLFQTLLPALWQPDGPSTLRLEGGTHNPLAPPFDFLDRVFLPALKKAGVEAGLSLESAGFAPAGGGAITAIIHPCAKLAPLDLSTRPELTGSRIRVLTRHLPLSIAGRMLDAALELIPCKDAAVENCEPGPGAGVCCLVESEFGDLRELTSAFGEQGTSADKIGHRAAKLMQDFIGCGAPVGRCLADQLLLPMALAGDGRIVTMSPDAHVPTNISVIEKFLPVKFRVHDGERGTKVIEVTRD, from the coding sequence ATGAAACCCCTCCAACTCGACGGCTCCTCCGGCGGCGGGCAGATGCTCCGCACCGCACTCTCGCTCGCAATGGTGACCGGCCAGCCATTCCGCATGACGAATATCCGCGGCAAGCGCTCGCGGCCGGGACTGATGCGCCAGCATCTCACCTGCGTGAAGGCCGCCTGTGAAATCTCCGGCGGCACCGCGGACGGCGCGGAGATCGGCTCCACCGAGCTGGTCTTCCGCGCCGGCAAAGTACGAGCCGGATCGTACCAATTCGCCATCGGCACCGCAGGCAGCACGGGGCTGTTATTCCAGACCCTCTTGCCCGCCCTGTGGCAACCGGACGGGCCGAGCACGCTGCGTCTGGAAGGAGGCACGCACAATCCCCTCGCACCGCCCTTCGATTTCCTCGATCGTGTCTTCTTGCCTGCTTTGAAGAAGGCAGGCGTGGAGGCCGGACTTTCACTCGAAAGCGCCGGCTTCGCACCCGCCGGCGGCGGCGCGATCACAGCCATCATCCATCCTTGCGCCAAGCTCGCCCCGCTCGACCTCTCCACCCGCCCGGAACTCACCGGCTCGCGCATCCGCGTGCTCACGCGACACCTTCCGCTCTCCATCGCCGGGCGGATGCTCGATGCCGCCCTCGAGCTCATCCCCTGCAAGGACGCCGCCGTGGAGAACTGCGAGCCCGGCCCGGGAGCCGGCGTGTGTTGCCTCGTCGAGAGCGAATTCGGAGACTTGCGTGAACTCACCAGCGCCTTCGGTGAACAAGGCACCAGCGCCGACAAGATCGGCCATCGCGCCGCGAAGTTGATGCAGGATTTCATCGGCTGCGGCGCTCCGGTCGGACGCTGTCTCGCCGACCAATTGCTGCTGCCCATGGCCCTCGCGGGTGACGGCCGCATCGTCACGATGTCGCCGGATGCCCACGTGCCGACGAATATCTCGGTGATCGAGAAGTTCCTGCCGGTGAAGTTCCGCGTCCACGATGGCGAGCGGGGCACGAAGGTAATCGAGGTGACCCGCGATTGA
- a CDS encoding RtcB family protein translates to MTIHKTDEALGFIPLPGDAGKPITVVGTDAIRDSFDETCLQQAVNSRMAPGVTELVLNPDAHAGYGAPVGCVMISPTHIYPGPVGVDIKCSMSLLQLDIPEDAIKDKQTRRALIDAIIQRTPTGAGKGQRSVKKARHVDELIGVPAVTEGATQRVCQALGIPPEWAIRCEDSSHTGHDGTYDALRTRLEKILAEGRIRNFADKIGQLGSYGGGNHFGECEITKVTDRPWARETAKSFGMKDGHVSFLSHCGSRGFGNLLAQGQFRDLEHKFRTWSTPFPAGDKQLVYAPLGTPEADAYLDDMALGANFATVNHLLINALVLEAFQEVLPGAKGKLVYFISHNIAREEIHEGRKSWVHRKGATRAIPGGHFSLAGTPFEKTGHPILLPGNPRDGSVVMVARAGAERTAYSVNHGAGRRMGRKHAARTLDQVAVDADFDRDDILSNCRKYPIDEAPDAYKSFPEVLRSVESAGLAETVASLKARFVIKDETAADD, encoded by the coding sequence ATGACCATCCACAAGACCGACGAAGCCCTCGGCTTCATTCCGCTCCCCGGCGATGCCGGCAAGCCGATCACCGTGGTCGGCACCGACGCGATCCGCGATTCCTTCGACGAGACTTGCCTCCAGCAAGCCGTGAACTCACGGATGGCGCCGGGCGTGACCGAACTCGTCCTGAACCCCGACGCGCACGCCGGCTACGGCGCGCCGGTCGGCTGTGTGATGATCTCGCCGACCCACATCTATCCCGGCCCGGTCGGCGTGGATATCAAGTGCTCCATGAGCCTGCTCCAGCTCGATATCCCGGAGGACGCGATCAAGGACAAGCAGACCCGCCGTGCGCTGATCGATGCCATCATCCAGCGCACCCCGACCGGTGCCGGCAAGGGCCAGCGCTCGGTGAAGAAGGCGCGCCATGTCGATGAACTCATCGGCGTGCCTGCCGTGACGGAGGGCGCGACCCAGCGCGTGTGCCAGGCACTCGGCATCCCGCCGGAGTGGGCCATCCGCTGTGAGGACTCCAGCCATACCGGCCACGATGGGACCTACGATGCCCTTCGTACTCGCCTGGAGAAGATCCTGGCCGAGGGCCGCATCCGGAACTTCGCCGACAAGATCGGCCAGCTCGGGTCCTACGGCGGGGGCAATCACTTCGGCGAGTGCGAGATCACCAAGGTCACCGACCGGCCGTGGGCGCGCGAGACTGCGAAGTCCTTTGGCATGAAGGATGGCCACGTCTCCTTCCTCAGCCACTGCGGATCGCGCGGCTTCGGAAACCTGCTCGCGCAGGGCCAGTTCCGGGACCTGGAACACAAGTTCCGCACCTGGTCCACGCCCTTCCCGGCCGGCGACAAGCAGCTCGTCTACGCCCCGCTCGGAACTCCGGAAGCAGATGCCTACCTCGATGACATGGCACTCGGCGCGAACTTCGCCACCGTGAACCACCTCCTGATCAACGCCCTCGTGTTAGAGGCATTCCAGGAAGTGCTGCCCGGCGCGAAGGGCAAGCTCGTCTATTTCATCTCGCACAATATCGCGCGGGAAGAAATCCACGAGGGCCGCAAGTCATGGGTCCACCGCAAGGGCGCGACGCGCGCGATCCCCGGCGGCCACTTCTCGCTGGCGGGAACTCCATTTGAGAAAACCGGCCACCCGATCCTGCTGCCGGGCAACCCGCGCGACGGCTCCGTCGTGATGGTCGCCCGCGCAGGTGCCGAGCGCACCGCCTACTCCGTGAATCACGGCGCCGGTCGCCGCATGGGCCGCAAGCACGCGGCGCGAACCCTGGATCAAGTGGCGGTGGACGCCGACTTCGACCGCGACGATATCCTCAGCAACTGCCGCAAGTACCCGATCGATGAAGCACCGGACGCTTACAAGAGCTTCCCGGAAGTGCTCCGCAGCGTGGAAAGCGCCGGCCTGGCAGAAACCGTCGCGAGCCTGAAGGCCCGCTTCGTCATCAAGGATGAGACTGCTGCGGATGACTAA
- a CDS encoding DUF6714 family protein, producing the protein MQPDIRHPCPCCGYRSYALPAGGTMQLCPVCLWEDAPGDAPFNHSNEVSLVEGQRHFLTNGACEAQFEGETRAPLPEEARSPQWLSFDMLREKIITSIERAFRKVSRDGGITLHQMDLVDGNYLGTHIAMKIAEEEDPETRWQDIPAGKLSEFHESLVFLDDLGFRFYLPAFMTHALATAFPDIAYAEFNGVLWSLDGGPEDPYRRDSIALLNLEQKQATAAFLQLIATFADGSDAGYAKKGLRKGWDAFVPLYVTQATL; encoded by the coding sequence GTGCAACCAGACATCCGACATCCCTGCCCATGCTGTGGCTATCGAAGCTACGCGCTTCCCGCAGGCGGAACGATGCAGCTCTGCCCGGTGTGCTTGTGGGAAGATGCACCGGGCGACGCTCCCTTCAATCATTCCAACGAGGTTTCGCTCGTCGAAGGACAACGACATTTCCTGACTAACGGAGCATGCGAAGCTCAGTTCGAAGGGGAAACCCGCGCTCCACTTCCTGAAGAAGCCCGCTCTCCGCAGTGGCTGTCATTCGATATGCTCCGGGAAAAGATCATCACTTCAATCGAACGAGCATTTCGCAAGGTATCCCGCGATGGAGGAATCACGCTTCATCAGATGGATCTGGTCGATGGAAACTACCTGGGAACTCACATAGCCATGAAAATCGCCGAGGAAGAGGACCCGGAAACTCGCTGGCAGGATATCCCGGCCGGCAAGCTGTCCGAATTCCATGAATCATTGGTCTTCTTGGATGATCTTGGATTCCGGTTCTATCTGCCTGCATTCATGACCCACGCCTTGGCGACGGCTTTTCCCGATATCGCCTACGCCGAGTTTAACGGAGTCCTCTGGTCGCTGGACGGAGGACCTGAAGACCCCTACCGACGGGATTCAATCGCACTGCTCAATCTTGAGCAAAAGCAAGCGACTGCCGCCTTCCTCCAACTCATCGCGACTTTTGCTGACGGTTCCGACGCTGGCTATGCCAAGAAAGGCTTGAGGAAAGGGTGGGACGCCTTCGTTCCGCTCTACGTGACACAGGCCACGCTCTAA
- a CDS encoding RNA-binding protein, with protein MANKNLFQAIRGALVPAATVRNDAGAPAYELSPKATLARLAATGCLTRTYYATAETQLDRVLELARQVDVDFLAQTALYARRKGFMKDMPALLCAVLATRDLDRLAEIFPQVIDNGKMLRNFVQILRSGVTGRKSLGSAPKRLVRQWLERANERQLVNATIGNDPSLADVVKMVHPRPADATREAFYAWLVGKPFDAAALPETLRAYEAWKLSKEGEVPDVPFQMLTALDLGDREWSMIAGNASWQTTRMNLNTFARHGVFKFGGMTEKLAARLADPEQVRRARVFPYQLLVAFLNADKAVPGVLREALQDAMEVAISNVPEINGSVVVCADVSGSMHGPVTGYRPGASSVVRCVDVAGLVAAAFLRKNRNARIIPFKEDVVSLELNPRDTVMTNATKLSSLPPGATNCSAPLRLLNTEKAAPDLVVFVSDNESWADPRANRGTAMMVEWEKLKTRNPKARLVCIDLVPNTTAQAPDRKDILNIGGFSDSVFDLIAAFAAGADGTDHWISEIELQPLTERMKLA; from the coding sequence ATGGCGAATAAGAACCTCTTCCAAGCGATCCGCGGCGCACTGGTGCCCGCGGCCACCGTCCGCAATGACGCGGGCGCCCCGGCCTACGAGTTGTCGCCAAAGGCCACCCTCGCACGACTCGCGGCTACCGGGTGCCTCACCCGCACCTACTACGCCACTGCCGAAACCCAGCTCGACCGCGTGCTCGAGCTGGCCCGCCAGGTGGACGTCGATTTCCTCGCACAGACCGCCCTCTACGCCCGGCGCAAGGGCTTCATGAAGGACATGCCGGCCTTGCTCTGCGCGGTGCTTGCCACCCGCGACCTCGACCGGCTCGCCGAAATCTTCCCGCAAGTCATCGACAACGGGAAGATGCTCCGGAACTTCGTGCAGATCCTGCGCTCCGGCGTCACCGGGCGGAAGTCCCTCGGCTCCGCGCCAAAGCGGCTCGTCCGCCAGTGGCTCGAGCGGGCCAACGAACGTCAGCTCGTCAACGCGACGATCGGCAACGATCCCTCGCTGGCGGATGTCGTGAAGATGGTCCACCCGCGTCCGGCCGATGCCACCCGCGAGGCCTTCTACGCCTGGCTGGTCGGCAAGCCCTTCGACGCCGCCGCCCTTCCCGAAACCTTGCGTGCCTACGAGGCATGGAAGCTTTCCAAGGAAGGCGAGGTCCCCGACGTGCCGTTCCAGATGCTCACCGCCCTCGATCTCGGAGACCGGGAGTGGTCGATGATCGCCGGAAACGCGTCGTGGCAAACCACCCGCATGAACCTGAACACCTTTGCCCGTCACGGTGTGTTCAAGTTCGGCGGCATGACGGAAAAGCTGGCCGCACGGCTGGCCGATCCCGAGCAAGTCCGGCGCGCCCGGGTGTTCCCCTATCAGCTTCTGGTCGCGTTTTTGAATGCGGACAAGGCGGTGCCGGGAGTGCTCCGGGAGGCTCTTCAGGACGCAATGGAAGTTGCGATCTCGAACGTGCCGGAAATCAACGGATCGGTCGTCGTCTGCGCTGACGTCTCCGGCTCGATGCACGGTCCGGTGACCGGCTACCGGCCGGGTGCCAGCTCGGTCGTGCGCTGCGTCGATGTCGCCGGCCTAGTGGCCGCCGCCTTCCTGCGGAAGAACCGGAACGCCCGGATCATCCCGTTCAAGGAAGACGTCGTCTCACTGGAACTCAACCCGCGCGATACCGTCATGACCAATGCGACCAAGCTGTCGAGCCTGCCACCGGGCGCGACCAACTGCTCGGCCCCGCTGCGGCTGCTCAACACGGAAAAGGCGGCCCCCGATCTGGTGGTCTTCGTTTCCGACAATGAATCCTGGGCCGACCCGCGGGCCAATCGTGGAACCGCCATGATGGTCGAGTGGGAGAAGCTCAAGACCCGTAACCCGAAGGCCCGTCTCGTCTGCATCGATCTGGTGCCAAACACCACCGCGCAGGCGCCGGACCGCAAGGACATCCTCAATATCGGCGGCTTCAGTGACTCCGTCTTCGACCTTATCGCCGCCTTCGCGGCCGGGGCCGATGGAACCGATCACTGGATCAGCGAGATCGAACTCCAGCCTCTAACAGAACGCATGAAACTCGCATGA
- the rtcR gene encoding RNA repair transcriptional activator RtcR — protein sequence MGSVKRVVIGLLGTKLDGGVEPNRWDGWRPSVSLFQHEELLFDRFELLAEQQFSHLQNRVAEDVRLVSPETEVRRHVVDFGKDPWDLAAVYGALHEWARDYTFDPEREEYWVHITTGTHIAQISFFLLVEAGYVPAKLIQTSPRSIQRSSDPAGRYAVIDLDLSKYDALSTRFARDAVETTAFLKSGIATRNAGFNRLIDRIEQVALRSQAPMLLCGPTGAGKSQLARRIFELRKQRGGLRGSFVEMNCATLRGDTAASALFGHVRGSFTGAQKDRPGLLREADGGLLFLDEIGELGPDEQAMLLRALEDKTFLPVGSDKPVSSDFQLIAGTNRDLRESVVSGRFREDLLARIHLWTFELPALKQRREDIAPNLEFELERFARANGKQASFNKEARQAFLKFAEAADTLWSGNFRDLNAAITRMATLAPRGRIRVEEVDEEIARLRESWKRPGSTADAVDCISLEGLLDDEIDPFDRMQLAHVVAICRKSRTLSEAGRELFSVSRKKRAVTNDADRLKKYLAKFGLDFERCRA from the coding sequence ATGGGGAGCGTGAAACGCGTGGTCATTGGTTTGCTTGGAACGAAGCTCGATGGAGGGGTCGAGCCGAACCGCTGGGACGGCTGGCGGCCGAGCGTGTCGTTGTTCCAGCATGAGGAGCTGCTGTTTGACCGCTTCGAGCTCCTGGCGGAGCAGCAGTTCTCCCATCTCCAGAACCGGGTCGCCGAGGATGTCCGGCTGGTCTCGCCGGAGACGGAGGTCCGCCGGCACGTCGTCGATTTCGGCAAGGACCCGTGGGACCTCGCCGCGGTGTATGGCGCGCTCCACGAGTGGGCGCGCGATTACACCTTCGATCCGGAGCGGGAGGAATACTGGGTGCACATCACGACCGGCACGCACATCGCGCAGATCTCGTTTTTCCTGCTGGTGGAGGCGGGCTATGTGCCGGCGAAGCTGATCCAGACCTCGCCGCGCTCCATCCAGCGGTCGTCCGATCCGGCCGGGCGCTATGCGGTGATCGACCTCGATCTATCAAAGTACGACGCGCTTAGTACCCGCTTCGCCCGCGATGCGGTGGAGACGACGGCTTTCCTGAAGAGCGGGATCGCGACCCGCAATGCCGGCTTCAACCGGCTGATCGACCGGATCGAACAGGTGGCGCTGCGCTCGCAGGCGCCGATGCTGCTCTGCGGTCCGACCGGGGCGGGCAAGTCCCAGCTCGCCCGGCGCATCTTCGAACTGCGCAAGCAGCGCGGCGGCCTGCGCGGCAGCTTCGTGGAAATGAACTGCGCCACGCTGCGGGGCGACACGGCGGCCTCGGCGTTGTTCGGCCACGTGCGGGGCTCCTTCACCGGGGCGCAGAAGGACCGGCCGGGCCTGCTCCGTGAAGCTGACGGCGGCCTGCTCTTCCTCGATGAGATCGGCGAACTCGGTCCGGACGAGCAGGCGATGCTGCTGCGTGCGCTGGAGGACAAGACCTTCTTGCCGGTCGGTTCCGACAAGCCGGTGAGCAGCGACTTCCAGCTCATCGCCGGGACCAACCGCGATCTGCGCGAGTCGGTGGTGAGCGGTCGCTTCCGCGAGGATCTGTTAGCGCGGATTCATCTATGGACCTTCGAGCTGCCGGCGCTGAAGCAGCGGCGGGAAGACATCGCGCCGAATCTGGAGTTCGAGCTGGAGCGCTTCGCCCGCGCGAATGGCAAGCAGGCCAGCTTCAACAAGGAGGCGCGCCAGGCGTTCCTGAAGTTCGCCGAGGCCGCCGATACGCTGTGGAGCGGGAACTTCCGCGATCTCAATGCCGCGATCACCCGCATGGCGACCCTTGCGCCACGCGGGCGCATCCGGGTGGAGGAGGTGGATGAGGAAATTGCGCGCCTGCGGGAAAGCTGGAAGCGGCCGGGAAGTACGGCGGACGCCGTAGATTGTATTTCCCTGGAGGGATTGCTGGATGACGAGATCGACCCTTTCGATCGCATGCAGCTCGCCCATGTCGTGGCCATCTGCCGGAAGTCGCGGACGCTTTCGGAGGCGGGGCGCGAATTGTTCTCGGTGTCGCGCAAGAAGCGGGCGGTGACCAATGACGCGGATCGCTTGAAGAAATACCTCGCGAAGTTCGGTCTCGATTTCGAGCGGTGCCGTGCTTGA